Part of the Triticum urartu cultivar G1812 chromosome 2, Tu2.1, whole genome shotgun sequence genome, CAAAATTTAAAAACACAATAATTATTTCCACTCCACTTACCCACAACTTAGATTGTAAGAAAGATTAAGTTGTCTTATAAATTTGTTCATCTTCTTTTTCTGCGAATATAAATTTGTCCATCTTATGAAATACTCCTTCGTCTCAAATTACTTGTTGCAGAAATAGATGCATCTAGACGTATTTTTAGGTCTAGATAGATCCATTACTATCCATTtatgcgacaagtaattcgggaCGGGGAGAGAGAAAAATCACTACAGCTGGAGAGACGGTCCCTTTGCAACAAAATATCAACAAGAGAAACAGGATAGAGGAGAGAAAGAAAATAGTTGCGGCTGGAGAGGCAAGTCCAGCACATGGCGTGGGGAAACTACATGAGCACCTTCCCTGTCAACGTGATTAACTAAGCGTGAAGGTGACTTGGTAGGTCATACCCATGCTCACAGAAGCTACCCATAGTAACAGAACAAAAGAACTATATTTGCCAACAAGTTCATCGTACACTCACTTCCTTGACACATCCAAAGCAGAGCAAAACAGAGTTCCCTGCCCAGAACTGAAAGCCAAGAAGATAGAGACATGGAGAGCGCGACCTCGTCGTCCGGCGATGAGCACGGCGGCGTGCACGTCATTCTTCCTCGACGATGGCCGCCTGCCATCGAACAAGGTCTACGGCGTCAACTTCATCAGCAGCAACGCGCGTGCATGGCATGGCTGGATCAGCAGCCCCCTTGCTCAGTAGTCCTCGCGTCCTATGGGGTAAGAATATTGCTGAATTTGCAGCTAGGTGTTTATCAAAATGAATTTAGGTCCAATTATCCGCAACCACTCAATAGTCATCACATATTATGTATGCACGTGTTGATAGGGTACTATTCCTCTTCACTTTAGACAACAACATTGTCAACGCATCCACCGAGAAGCATATAACGAAACTCAAGTTTTCTTGTACCAGAGACCTTTACACAAATTCGTTTTATATTAAGTTGCCAATGAATTGGCTATACCTCGGCATGTCGTCGATGTAAGGTCGTGAACAGTTAGATATGCTTGGTTTTATGCACATAGGTATAAGAGTTAGATAACAGATGATCACATCCAACCACCATATCAATTATGCGGGAGTAATGAAAGTTTGAGTAAATTTCCTCTTTTTACCTCATATTTTGTGCTCAAGTGATAACAACTACCCTATTTTCGTAAAATGGTACCAAGCTATCCGATTTATGAAGTTCATTTCACGTTTTACCTCATTTGGCATAGGAAATAAAATAATGACAAAATTTGCACACAATTTATGCAGACATTGTGCCTTCTTATCGTATGAAGCTATTCCTATGAAGGAATAAATTAGCATCATTGGTTGTACCCTTATGAAAATTCAAAATAAGGAACGACGAATTAATAGCAATACCCTTTAAAGAAGGAAGATAACGAAAATAGTTTGAAAAAGCTTGCACACAACTTTGCACTAAAATTGCACCTTTTGTAGTACTAGTAAATGCACACGTGCAATGCATGTTGATATTGGGGAAATTGATTGCACGTTTTATATTAGGTAGGGTATCAGTCACACGTTAATTATGTGATTGACACCGTTATTGTTATTTGGTATGATATTAATTGCACGTTAAACATGTTTAACGCTCACCATTGGAGCAATCTAAGTCGTTGAATTGATATGGTTTGATGGCCGAGATGTATTGGATCTGCCTCactgggtctttttatattggtaatATTTATGTGTATACATTTACACTCGCCCAACGTCCAAAAATACACATAATAAAAAGATAAAAACCAACTaacaaagaaaaacaaaaaacaaaagcAGAAACGCACAAAAATTGATAAACGTAAGAAAAATGGGAGGGATAGGAGGGATGGATCACATAGTTAATGGGCTTTGGTTCAGTagcaaatcgactgacccaaataaAGGGTCCGTAAAAAAAACAAGCCCAGCCCAATCAACAAGACATTGCAAAAAAAAAAAGCAGCACGAATAGCAAGAATCAACAGCTAAGGAAACGACTGACCCAAATTAAAATTCAGGCAACTTACAAGTAGCTAAAGTGGAGAAGTAGAGTGTGTGAATCGTGAATttgtgatagacagaagcatttTTCGAAAGGGTGATATATAAGAATAATgcaggttgtacatccatacacaCCAGAAACACTTCGAAGGTGGATCGATTTACATGCTAGGAATGATTGAAGCAGGCTACGTGGTGGGGTAGGAAGGCTGCATGGCGAGCCCGCAGAGGCCCTTCTCGTCGGCGACGTCCCTCTCCATCCTGATAAACCCGTCctcgccccaccccgcgccccacGAGTTCTTCATCACCCAGAACTTGGTCCCGTCCCCAGCCACGCCGTACCCGACCGCCGTGATGCCGTGGTCGAGCTCCGTGCCGCAGCTGCCCGAGAGCACGCCGTCCTTGTAGAAACGGAAGAGGTTGTCCCCGCCGTCGACGGCCAGGGACACGGGCTGTGCCGCCACCGCCTTAAGCAGCGACACCTCATCATTGGCCAGCATGTCCTCGTGCCCCGTGATGGTCGCTGCAGCCGTGCTGGAGTCGCATGTGCTGCCGTCTGCGCCGGTGTAGGGATAGTCGGCCTCGGTGGCGAGGCCCCCGTTTTCGACAACGAACTCGAAGACGTTGTCCATGAGCCCGCCCTCGCAACCCTTGTCCGTGCCGTCGCAGTCAACCAGCTCCTGCTCCAAGAGAGACACCAGCTTGCCCGTGCTCAGCTTCACGATGCCCTCCATAGAAGCCACCGTGGAGAACGCCCAGCAGCACCCTGAAAATAATGTACAAATGAGTCAGCATACTCCAGTGTCCA contains:
- the LOC125534817 gene encoding senescence-specific cysteine protease SAG39-like — encoded protein: MASYWIVLLFTSSCALSGALAARDLTDDPSMAARHEQWMGKCGREYSDATEKTRRLEVFKANVALIESANTGNSKFWLEANQFADITEDEFRATHTGIETPVAADKGRSAGFRYANASLDDLPASVDWRTNGAVTPVKDQGQCGCCWAFSTVASMEGIVKLSTGKLVSLLEQELVDCDGTDKGCEGGLMDNVFEFVVENGGLATEADYPYTGADGSTCDSSTAAATITGHEDMLANDEVSLLKAVAAQPVSLAVDGGDNLFRFYKDGVLSGSCGTELDHGITAVGYGVAGDGTKFWVMKNSWGAGWGEDGFIRMERDVADEKGLCGLAMQPSYPTT